Proteins from a single region of Sebastes umbrosus isolate fSebUmb1 chromosome 8, fSebUmb1.pri, whole genome shotgun sequence:
- the LOC119492377 gene encoding mucin-2-like, whose amino-acid sequence MVFSDKRILNNQANTGKTAMAVLRTTLCAVLMVTVALSKPVYLSDGMDSSKSSESSESNSSEETASRVGLSQEPLQPAFPETDLPNAMEETDPTGAAALLPSIDAGPSPATLDTSALPDTEDPQTSTDTDALQLMPDDPSQTALGMDISQDMPDSDPAQDSINTDTVHVLPDAEVSLHPALTDTGTIIGGAGINQPQVTTTTTTTYQRFPQGTTPPFPPHVIKPTPPPFSTAPALPVPIGTTMTGVPVCFTFQFTTPEPDPPRGDSM is encoded by the exons ATGGTATTCAGTGATAAGAGGATACTCAACAATCAAG CAAATACAGGAAAGACAGCAATGGCAGTTCTGAGGACTACACTGTGTGCTGTCCTCATGGTGACTGTGGCGTTGTCTAAACCA GTCTATCTGAGTGACGGCATGGATTCATCCAAGTCATCAGAGTCCAGTGAGTCAAATTCTTCAGAGGAGACGGCCTCTCGTGTGGGGCTTTCACAGGAACCTCTGCAGCCGGCGTTCCCAGAGACAGACCTGCCTAATGCTATGGAGGAGACTGACCCCACGGGCGCTGCAGCCCTACTTCCCTCTATAGACGCAGGGCCTTCTCCAGCCACCCTCGATACTTCAGCACTGCCGGACACGGAGGACCCACAAACCTCCACTGACACAGACGCTTTACAGCTCATGCCGGATGATCCTTCACAGACTGCTCTGGGCATGGACATTTCTCAGGACATGCCTGATTCTGATCCGGCTCAGGACTCAATCAACACTGACACGGTGCACGTCCTACCAGATGCAGAGGTCTCACTCCACCCAGCGCTTACAGACACTGGTACAATCATAGGTGGTGCTGGCATAAATCAACCACaagtcaccaccaccaccaccactacatACCAAAGATTCCCCCAGGGTACAACTCCACCCTTTCCTCCACACGTCATCAAGCCAACACCTCCACCATTCTCCACAGCCCCAGCCCTGCCCGTCCCCATCGGAACCACCATGACCGGTGTTCCTGTTTGTTTCACTTTCCAGTTCACGACCCCTGAGCCGGATCCACCCAGAGGAGATAGCATGTGA
- the rchy1 gene encoding RING finger and CHY zinc finger domain-containing protein 1 yields MASPAGCEHYVRSCLLKAPCCDKLYVCRLCHDAEENHQMDRFKVREVQCSECQTVQQAQQTCQQCHAQFGEYYCDICHLFDKDKKQYHCLPCGICRIGPREKYFHCEKCNLCLAQDLRGNHKCVENVSRQNCPVCMEDIHTSRIGAHVLPCGHLLHKTCFDDMVRTGAYRCPLCMHSAWNMEEHWDRIDKEISLSPMPTEYQGATVKIICNDCQAHCTVPFHVLGMKCSACGSYNTAQDGGLIQQPQQQQQQPEQDAETDTEPEQQDQPQSPTPH; encoded by the exons ATGGCTTCCCCTGCCGGCTGTGAGCATTATGTGCGCAGCTGCTTATTAAAA GCACCTTGCTGTGATAAACTGTATGTGTGTCGGCTGTGCCACGATGCAGAGGAGAACCACCAGATGGATCGATTCAAAGTCAGAGAGGTTCAGTGTTCCGAGTGTCAGACGGTGCAGCAG GCACAGCAGACTTGCCAGCAGTGTCATGCGCAGTTTGGGGAGTATTACTGTGACATTTGCCACTTGTTCGACAAGGATAAGAAGCAGTACCACTGTCTGCCCTGTGGAATATGCAG GATTGGGCCCAGGGAGAAGTATTTCCATTGTGAGAAGTGCAATCTGTGTTTAGCCCAGGATCTGCGGGGAAACCACAAG TGTGTTGAAAATGTTTCAAGGCAGAACTGCCCAGTGTGTATGGAG gATATTCACACGTCCAGAATCGGAGCTCACGTTCTTCCATGCGGCCATCTTTTACACAA GACCTGCTTTGATGACATGGTCAGAACGGG AGCGTATCGCTGCCCGCTGTGTATGCACTCTGCCtggaacatggaggagcactGGGATCGGATAGACAAAGAGATTTCCCTGTCACCGATGCCCACCGAGTACCAGGGTGCTACTGTCAAA ATTATATGTAACGACTGCCAAGCCCACTGCACTGTGCCTTTCCATGTGCTGGGGATGAAGTGCAGCGCCTGTGGTTCCTACAACACAGCTCAGGACGGAGGACTCATCCAGCAGcctcaacagcagcagcagcagccagagcaggacgcagagacagacacagagccaGAGCAGCAGGATCAACCTCAGTCACCCACGCCACATTAG
- the LOC119492373 gene encoding nucleolysin TIA-1-like, whose amino-acid sequence MMDDDQPRTLYVGNLSRDVTEPLILQVFTQIGPCKSCKMIVDTAGNDPYCFVEFYDHRHAAASLAAMNGRKIMGKEVKVNWATTPTSQKKDTSNHFHVFVGDLSPEITTEDVKAAFGPFGRISDARVVKDMATGKSKGYGFVSFFNKWDAENAIQQMGGQWLGGRQIRTNWATRKPPAPKTTYENNSKHLSFDEVVNQSSPSNCTVYCGGVSTGLTEQLMRQTFSPFGQIMEIRVFPDKGYSFVRFNSHESAAHAIVSVNGTSIEGHIVKCYWGKETPDMMNPMQQMPLPQQNKMSFPAAAQPYGQWGQWYGNGPQISQYVPNGWQVPTYNVYGQAWNQQGFNHLPASAGWTGMSAISNGGVMEPTQGLNGSMLANQPGMGAAGYPTH is encoded by the exons ATGATGGATGACGATCAACCCAGAACCTT GTATGTGGGGAATCTGTCCAGGGATGTCACCGAGCCCCTCATCCTGCAGGTCTTCACACAGATAGGACCCTGCaagagctgtaaaatgatagtTGAT ACGGCTGGAAATGATCCGTACTGCTTTGTGGAGTTCTATGACCACAGGCATGCTGCTGCCTCACTGGCAGCCATGAATGGAAGGAAAATAATGGGTAAG GAGGTCAAAGTCAACTGGGCCACGACGCCAACCAGCCagaaaaaagacacaagta ATCACTTTCATGTCTTCGTTGGAGACCTCAGCCCAGAAATAACTACAGAAGACGTCAAAGCTGCCTTCGGTCCATTTGGCAGGATATC AGATGCTCGTGTTGTGAAAGATATGGCTACAGGGAAATCTAAAGGCTATGGCTTTGTGTCTTTCTTCAACAAATGG GATGCAGAGAACGCCATTCAGCAGATGGGTGGTCAGTGGTTAGGAGGCAGACAGATTCGAACTAACTGGGCCACAAGAAAGCCCCCCGCCCCAAAGACCACCTATGAAA ATAACTCAAAGCACCTATCCTTTGATGAAGTAGTGAATCAGTCCAGCCCCAGTAACTGCACTGTGTACTGTGGTGGAGTCAGCACAGGACTGACAG AGCAACTGATGAGACAGACTTTCTCTCCCTTTGGACAAATCATGGAAATCAGAGTTTTCCCAGACAAAGGCTATTCATTTGTGAG GTTTAACTCCCATGAGTCAGCAGCCCATGCCATTGTGTCAGTGAATGGCACCTCAATAGAGGGCCACATAGTCAAATGCTACTGGGGTAAAGAGACCCCGGACATGATGAACCCGATGCAGCAGATGCCTCTGCCCCAG CAGAACAAGATGAGCTTCCCTGCGGCGGCCCAGCCCTACGGCCAGTGGGGCCAGTGGTACGGCAACGGGCCCCAGATCAGCCAGTACGTCCCCAATGGGTGGCAGGTCCCCACCTATAATGTCTACGGCCAGGCTTGGAACCAACAGGGCTTCAA TCACTTACCGGCCAGTGCTGGGTGGACTGGCATGAGCGCCATCAGTAACGGTGGGGTTATGGAGCCTACACAGGGATTGAATGGGAGTATGCTAGCCAACCAGCCCGGTATGGGAGCCGCAGGATACCCCACACACTGA